The DNA sequence TTGACATAGGCGATGAACTGAAAAAAGTTAACCTGCGTCTCAACATTCCCCCATTCCTCGCAAACCAAAGTGCATTCAGTGAGGGTGATGTAATAAAGACACAGACAGTAGCCCAGCACCGAATCCACATTGAGAGAGCAATAGGAAAAGTTCGCagatttcaaatattttccaGTGAAATTCAAGTGACCATGTTTGGGATTATCAACTAGATATGGACAGTGTGCTGCATGTTGTCAAACTTCATTGAACCTATTCTTGACTAGTTTCACTAAGAAATCCATTTTAACTTGTCTATGACAGTGTTCAGTAAATGGTCACTATGGAAGTGTTCCATGAAGGTGTTTATGAGTTGAAACTGTCCCTGAATTTCCACTGCATCTTATAAAAgttctttacaaaatttcaCAGAACTGTTTACAGATTTATAGAAATTATGTACAGTTATTCTAAAACCACTTTTCACTTCAGATATAAAGTTAAGTCAACGGTGTTAATAACATAGTAATATCAACTACACTTAAACTGTTGTtatacaatattattattcaatccCAACACATGGTTATAGATGTAAGACTGGTTCCCACAAGAGTACCTTTTGATATTTCAACCATTTATGCTTTTGCTAAAAATGGCAAAGCATGATCAAAGTAAAACTTTTTTAACTTTGGAAAAAGGTTTTCATGCCAGTGTCTTTGATTGAAGTAAATCCGCTCAACATTTATATTGTGTGACCCTGACAGGTGGACAACAAAGTCACACCATGGTAACCCAGTAACAGCAAGTTGTCCTTGAACCTGATCATAATAACCacttttgtcattttctttaagttttggCTTGCCATTAACCATATGAAGGCAGAAGTTTGGATCATTGCAGGCTTCCTCCATTGTGTGATTTCTCCATGTGTAAgggttttttatttcaagtaaacCAAATGGGTCTTTTTCAGTGGGGTCATACACTTTCCCATCGGGGGAGGCCCCAAGGTAGGGGAAAGAGGGGTTCACCACCAGCCCAGCATCAAAAACAATGAACTGCTTGcacattttctgcatttttctGCTGTACAGAGATCTGACAATAAGTTCTTGTTGTCTTCCATGACGAATGGATGATACCTTTGATAAATCCTTTGGGACAAATATGTCTCTCAGAAAAGACTCAGTGGGaggtctttttctttttataactTTGCCAAAATTGGATGCTGTTAGTCTCTTGCTTCTTTGAAACAACCATTCTGGCTCCAGTGATTGACGGACTGTTATTTTTTCCATCTGTTGAGATTCTGTCAAGTTGatggttatttttttaatgacatCATTCTGACGTTGATCAAGAATTGGCGGGTTAAACGAGTCGTTCAAATTAGCCAATGGTAGGTCAGGAAAGGGCTCAATTCTTGCACCTTGATTTGCAACCATTTTTCCACTAGTCTTTCTACATTAAAAACAGTTTGGGATTTTTTCCTGTCAAACAGCTGATAGCCAAGGTAAGACCCAAGTGGTACATTGCCTATCACAGTGTTGATAACGGAAGATGGCTCTTGATCACTTAGCAAATATGAGAAAGGGGGTGGCTTGAGACTTTTGCCAAGTTCATTGCACAGATTTAGAACTATTTCTGGTTTCCAGCCAATCTTTTTAATCCTTTTAGACCTTGCATCATACAGTTTGCAGCTTACTGGAGGCCTTTTCCTTTTATCAACTTGATCAGTGGCAGCTTGCGCATAGCTGCTCTTCATCACAGGTTCAGGCTCTATTCGATCCCCCCGTGGAACACTCCAAGCTTGAGGCAAACTAGTGCATGTTTTATCAGCAGGGATTTCTCCTAAATTTAGAAGACTCCAGTGAGTTAACAGGTACAACAGGGCAAACATGTGATGACAGTGGCCTCCAGCTCTaccagaaataagaaataacTTACATTTAATACTCGCAACACAACACGTTAATTTTGACAACTTTAATGATCTGCAAAGCTTTTCATAAGTCCTTCCTGTAATTAAGATTATAGCTAGACAAACTATAAGCCATTCAACTACATGTACATGTTGCTCAGAATATATGTTTAACTTTACCTACCCGGCCTTACAGGAACAAGAGGTTTCCAATACTTTTGCATCTGCGTTGTCACCCCTTCCACATTTTAGGGACAACTTGTGAGGCTCCTCGTTTTTTCGCTGACTTCGAAATGCCGACGCTTTTATGGTTGCATGCCCTGCGCCTTCATCGTACCCTACATATACATCATGAATATAAAAATTTGTACCCTTTTGAGCCTATATCCTTTTTTCCACAATCCTCCAGGTGGTTGTGAATTTGTTCTATGGTGAACTTCGGAAGAGGCCGAAGAGTTTTGGTCCAATttaaatcttttctttctccaCGTGCGCCAACACCGCTCTGAGACGccattttttcttgtcttgtttACCAATTACAGACCACGTGACCTCAacgcgaaaaaggtctattgctTTATATTGTATATTGTATATTGACTCCAGTGGATGAAAGCGATATGTCACACATGGTATAGGGGtctacatttctctccctccctgcctggcgacagctatccgaaacttggctccaaaaccCATCACCGGACCGAATTCTCGAGGAACATCGTTAGGTAAGAACCTCTCCCGCCATGTCAAGAGATACTGCGCTAAATTTctatatttaatgtttttcaaCGGCTCCGGGtattttttcgagcggttttttgcacagaacaactctaaatgatttgtagaatggattttgacctgttttttggaattttaatttttgacccaaagtgaggattttgcaaaggctatagcctttgcatgatggccgattttcaaaatgctctcatttctcgaatatttagtgttttttcgagcggtattttgcacaggacaactctaaatgatttgtagaatggattttgacatgttttttggaattttaatttttgactcaaagtaaggattttgcaaaggctatagcctttgcatgatggccgattttcaaaattctctcatttctcgaatatttagtgttttttcgagcggtattttgcacaggacaactctaaatgatttgtagaatggattttgacatgttctttggaattttaatttttcacccaaagtaaggattttgcaaaggctatagcccttgcatgatggccgattttcaaaatcctcccatttctcgaatatttatttttttttcgagcggttttttgcacaggacaaccctaaatgatttgtagaatggattttgacatgttttttggaattttaacttttcacccaaggtaaggattttgcaaaggctatagcctttgcatgatggccgattttcaaaatgctctcatttctcaaatatttagcgttttttcgagcggttttttgcacagaacaactctaaatgatttatagaatggattttgacatgttttttggaattttaatttttgacccaaagtgaggattttgcaaaggctatagcctttgcatgatggccgattttcaaaatgctctcatttctcgaatatttactgttttttcgagcagttttctTGCACAGGACAactctagaatggattttgacatgttttttggaattttaaattttgacccaaagtgaggattttgcaaaggctatagcctttgcatgatggccgattttcaaaatgctctcatttctcgaatatttagtgttttttcgagcggctttttgcacagaacaactctaaatgatttgtagaatagattttcacatgttttttggaattttaatttttgacccaaagtgaggattttgcaaaggctatagcctttgcatgatggccgattttcaaaatgctctcatttctcgaatatttactgttttttcgagcggttttttgcacagaacaactctaaatgatttgtagaatagattttgacatgttttttggaattttaatttttgacccaaagtgaggattttccaaagcctatagcctttgcatgatagccgattttcaaaatgctctcatttctcgaatatttactgttttttggagcggttttttgcacagaacaactctaaatgatttgtagaatggattttgacatgttttttggaattttaatttttgacccaaagtgaggattttgcaaaggctatagcctttgcatgatggccgattttcaaaatgctctcatttgtcaaatatttagtgtttttttcgagcggttttttgcacagaacaactctaaatgatttgtagaatggattttgacatgttttttggaattttaatttttgacccaaagtgaggattttgcaaaggctatagcctttgcatgatggccgattttcaaaatcctctcatttctcaaatatttagtgttttttcgagcggttttttgcacagaacaactctaaatgatttgtagaatggattttgacatgttttttggaattttaatttttgacccaaagtgaggattttgcaaaggctttagcctttgcatgatggccgattttcaaaatgctctcatttctggaatatttagtgttttttcgagcggttttttacacagaacaactctaaatgatttgtagaatggattttgacatgttttttggaattttaaattttgacccaaagtgaggattttgcaaaggctacagcctttgcatgatggccgattttgaaaatgttctcatttgtcaaatatttagtgtttttttcgagcagttttttgcacagaacaactctaaatgatttgtagaatggattttgacatgttttttagaattttaatttttgacccaaagtgaggattttccaaaggctatagcctttgcatgatagccgattttcaaaatgctctcatttctcgaatatttagtgttttttcgagcggttttttgcacagaacaactctaaatgatttgtagaatggattttgacatgttttttggaattttaatttttgaccgaaagtgaggattttgcaaaggctatagcctttgcatgatggccgattttcaaaatgctctcatttgtcaaatatttagtgtttttttcgagcagttttttgcacacaacaactctaaatgatttgtagaatggattttgacatgttttttggaattttaatttttgacccaaagtgaggattttgtaaaggctttagcctttgcatgatggccgattttcaaaatgctctcatttctggaatatttagtgttttttcgagcggttttttacacagaacaactctaaatgatttgtagaatggattttgacatgttttttggaattttaatttttgacccaaagtgaggattttgcaaaggctatagcctttgcatgatggccgattttcaaaatcctctcatttctcaaatatttagtgttttttcgagcggttttttgcacagaacaactctaaatgatttgtagaatggattttgacatgttttttggaattttaatttttgacccaaagtgaggattttgtaaaggctttagcctttgcatgatggccgattttcaaaatgctctcatttctggaatatttagtgttttttcgagcggttttttacacagaacaactctaaatgatttgtagaatggattttgacatgttttttggaattttaatttttgacccaaagtgaggattttgcaaaggctatagcctttgcatgatggccgattttcaaaatgctctcatttctcgaatatttagtgttttttcgagcggttttttgcacacaacaactctaaatgatttgtagaatggattttgacatgttttttggaattttaatttttgacccaaagtgaggattttgtaaaggctttagcctttgcatgatggccgattttcaaaatgctctcatttctcgaatatttagtgttttttcgagcggttttttacacagaacaactctaaatgatttgtagaatggattttgacatgttttttggaattttaatttttgacccaaagtgaggattttgcaaaggctatagcctttgcatgatggccgattttcaaaatgctctcatttctcgaatatttagtgtttttttgaccggttttttgcacaggacaactctagaatggattttgtcatgttttttggaattttagtttttgacccaaagtgaggattttgcaaaggctatagcctttgcatgatggccgattttcaaaatgctctcatttctcgaatatttagtattttttcgagcggttattttgcacaggacaactctcaatgatttgtaaaatggattttgacatgttttttggaattttaatctttgagccagagtgaggatttttcaaaggctatagcctttgcatgatggccgattttcaaaatgctctcatttctcgaatatttagtgttttttcgagcggttttttgcacagaacaacttcacaatggattttgacatgttttttggaattttaattttttacccaaagtgaggattttgcaaaggctatagcctttgcatgatggccgattttcaaaatgctctcatttctcgaatatttagtgttttttcgagcggctttttgcacagaacaactctaaatggtttgtagaatggattttgacatctttttttgaattttagtttttgacccaaagtgaggattttgcaaaggctatagcctttgcatgatggccgattttcaaaatgctctcatttctcgaataattgtttttttttttgagcggttttttgcacagaacaactgtaaatgatttgtagaatggattttgacatgttttttggaattttaatttttgacccaaagtgaggattttgcaaaggctatagcctttgcatgatggccgattttcaaaatgctctcatttctcgaatatttagtgttttttcgagcggttttttgcacagaacaactgtaaatgatttgtagaatggattttgacatgtttttttgaattttaatttttgacccaaagtgaggattttgcaaaggctatagcctttgcatgatggccgattttcaaaatgctctcatttctcgaataattggtgttttttcgagcagtttttttcacagaacaactgtaaatgatttgtagaatggattttgacatgttttttggaattttaatttttgacccaaagtgaggattttgcaaaggctttagcctttgcatgatggccgattttcaaaatgctctcatttctcgaatatttactcttttttcgagcggttgtTTTCCACAGGAAAactctagaatggattttgacatgttttttggaattttaatttttgacccaaagtgaggattttgaaaaggctatagcctttgcatgatggtagattttcaaaatgctctcttttcttgaatatttagcGGTTTTTCGAGCGGTCTTCTTGCATAGGACAACTCtagaatgcattttgacatgttttttggaattttaatttttgacccaaagtgaggattttgcaaaggctatagcctttgcatgatggccgattttcaaaatgctctcatttctcaaatattttgtgttttttcgagcggttttttgcacagaacaactcttaatgatttgtagaatggattttgacatgttttttggaattttaatgtttgacccaaagtgaggattttgcaaaggctatagcctttgtatgatggccgattttcaaaatgatctcatttctcaaatatttagtgttttttcgagcggttttttgcacagaacaactcttaatgatttgtagaatggattttgacatgttttttggaattttaatttttgacccaaggtgaggattttgcaaagcctatagcctttccatgatggccgattttcaaaatgctctcatttctcgaatatttagtgttttttcgagcggttttttgcacagaacaaccctaaaagatttgtagaatggattttgacatgtttttttgaactttaatttttgacccaaagtgaggattttgcaaaggctatagcctttgcatgatggccgattttcaaaatgctctcatttctcgaatatttagtgttttttcgagcggtttttttgcacaggacaactctagaatggattttgacatgtttttttgaattttaatttttgacccaaagtgaggattttgcaaaggctatagcctttgcatgatggccgactttaaaaatgctctcatttcttgaatatttagtgttttttcgagcggttttctTGCACAGGACAactctagaatggattttgacatgtttttttgaattttaatttttgacccaaagtgaggattttgcaaaggctatagcctttggatgatggccgattttcaaaatgctctcatttctcgaatatttagttttttttcgggcggtttttttgcacaggacaACTCTAAATaatttctagaatggattttgagatgttttctggaattttaatttgtgacgcaaagtgaggattttgcaaaggctatagcctttgcatgatggccgattttcaaaatgctctcatttctcgaataattagtgttttttcgagcggttttttgcacagaacaactcgaaatgatttgtagaatggattttgacatgttttttggaattttaatttttgacccaaagtgaggattttgcaaaggctatagcctttgcatgatggccgaccttcaaaatgctctcatttctcgaataattagtgttttttccagcggttttttccacagattaactcgaaatgatttgtagaatggattttgacatgtttttctgaattttaatttttgacccaaagtgaggattttgcaaaggctatagcctttgcatgatggccgaccttcaaaatgctctcatttctcgaataattagtgttttttccagcggttttttccacagattaactcgaaatgatttgtagaatggattttgacatgttgttttgaactttaatttttttcccaaagtgaggattttgcaaaggctttagcccttgcatgatggccgattttcaaaatgctctcatttctcgaatatttagtgttttttcgagaggttttttgcacagaacaactctaaatgatttgtagaatggattttgacatgtttttttgaattttaatttttgacccaaagtgaggattttgcaaaggctatagcctttgcatgatggccgattttcaaaatgctctcatttctcgaataattggtgttttttcgagcggttttttgcacagaacaactctaagtgatttgtagaatggattttgacacgctttttggaattttaatttttgacccaaagtgatgattttgcaaaggctatagcctttggatgatGGCCGaccttcaaaatgctctcatatctcgaataattagtgttttttgcagcGCTTTTTTCCACAGAttaactcgaaatgatttgtagaatggattttgacatgtttttttgaattttaatttttgacccaaagtgaggattttgcaaaggctataacctttgcatgatggccgattttcaaaatgctctcatttctcgaatatttagtgtttttttgagcggttttctTGCACAGGACAACTCTAgagtggattttgacatgtttttttgaattttaatttttgacccaaagtgaggattttgcaaaggctatagcctttgcatgatggccgatttttaaaatgctctcatttctcgaatatttagtgttttttcgagcggttttttgcacagaacaactctaaatgatttgtagaatggattttgacatcttttttggacttttaatttttgacccaaagtgacgatttttcaaaggctatagcctttgcatgatggccgattttcaaaatgctctcatttctcgaagatttagtgttttttcgagcggtttttttgcacaggacaactctagaatggattttgacatgttttttggaattttaatttttcacttaaagtgaggattttgcaaaggctatagcctttgcatgatggctgattttcaaaatgctctcatttctcgaatatttagtgttttttcgagaggtttttttgcacaggacaactctagaatggattttgacatgttttttggaattttaatttttgacccaaagtgaggattttgcataggctatagcctttgcatgatggccgattttcaaaatgctctcatttctcgaatatttagtgttttttttgagcggttttttgcacataacaactctaaatgatttgtagaatggattttgacatgttttttggaattttaatttgtgacccaaagtgaggattttgcaaaggctatagcctttgcatgatggccgaccttcaaaatgctctcatttctcgaatatttagtgttttttcca is a window from the Acropora palmata chromosome 1, jaAcrPala1.3, whole genome shotgun sequence genome containing:
- the LOC141895466 gene encoding uncharacterized protein LOC141895466; amino-acid sequence: MFALLYLLTHWSLLNLGEIPADKTCTSLPQAWSVPRGDRIEPEPVMKSSYAQAATDQVDKRKRPPVSCKLYDARSKRIKKIGWKPEIVLNLCNELGKSLKPPPFSYLLSDQEPSSVINTVIGNVPLGSYLGYQLFDRKKSQTVFNVERLVEKWLQIKVQELSPFLTYHWLI